A window of Portunus trituberculatus isolate SZX2019 unplaced genomic scaffold, ASM1759143v1 PGA_scaffold_509__1_contigs__length_17611, whole genome shotgun sequence contains these coding sequences:
- the LOC123500891 gene encoding histone H2B yields MPPKASGKAAKKAGKAQKAIAKGDKKKKRRRKESYSIYIYKVLKQVHPDTGVSSKAMSIMNSFVNDIFERIAAEASRLAHYNKRSTITSREIQTAVRLLLPGELAKHAVSEGTKAVTKYTSSK; encoded by the coding sequence atgcctcccaaagcatcaggaaaggctgccaagaaggctggcaaggctcagaaggccatagccaaaggggacaagaagaagaagcggaggaggaaggaaagctactccatctacatctacaaggtgctcaagcaggtccaccccgacactggcgtgtcctccaaggctatgtcaatcatgaactctttcgtgaacgacattttcgagcgcatcgctgccgaggcatcccgcctggcacactacaacaagcgctccaccatcaccagccgggAGATCCAGACTGCCGTCCGTCTCCTTCTGCCCGGCGAACTGGCAAAGCACGCCGTCTCTGAGGGCACCAAGGCTGTCACCAAGTACACCTCCTCCAAGTAA
- the LOC123500886 gene encoding histone H2A yields the protein MSGRGKGGKVKGKSKSRSSRAGLQFPVGRIHRLLRKGNYAERVGAGAPVYLAAVMEYLAAEVLELAGNAARDNKKTRIIPRHLQLAIRNDEELNKLLSGVTIAQGGVLPNIQAVLLPKKTEKK from the coding sequence ATGTCCGGACgcggcaaaggaggaaaggtgaagggaaagtcaaAGTCCCGTTCCAGCCGTGCTGGACTCCAGTTCCCGGTCGGCAGGATTCATCGCCTCCTGAGGAAGGGCAACTACGCCGAGCGAGTGGGGGCTGGCGCCCCCGTGTACCTTGCAGCGGTCATGGAGTACCTGGCCGCCGAAGTCCTCGAGCTTGCCGGCAACGCCGCCCGCGACAACAAGAAGACTCGCATCATCCCGCGTCACCTGCAGCTGGCCATCCGGAACGACGAGGAACTTAACAAGCTCCTCTCCGGGGTCACCATTGCACAGGGTGGCGTGCTGCCAAACATTCAGGCTGTGCTCCTTCCCAAGAAGACCGAGAAGAAGtaa